One window from the genome of Pseudomonadota bacterium encodes:
- a CDS encoding tRNA (adenine(22)-N(1))-methyltransferase TrmK yields the protein MLGDRLGALAAFALASPGGLWDLGADHADLAAFIKQRQPARSVTAVDRVPSICARIARRHPSLRVVCDTATAITVPTADREATVVIAGLGGDTVAGWVTDLVARHPHHHLHFVLCPVRQCLELRRQLGQLPLALKAEGLVRERGRCYETVWLRQDPSPSAEQRPWPMGQSRWPRSALRERYLRERVHASRFRPDEAADYRSLLGVESALHANATPGRLH from the coding sequence GTGCTCGGTGACCGGCTCGGTGCGCTGGCTGCGTTCGCGCTCGCATCTCCGGGCGGGCTCTGGGACCTCGGTGCCGACCACGCGGACCTCGCGGCGTTCATCAAACAGCGGCAACCTGCAAGGTCGGTGACGGCGGTGGACCGCGTGCCGTCGATTTGTGCGCGAATTGCGCGGCGGCACCCGTCGTTGCGGGTTGTTTGTGACACGGCGACGGCGATCACGGTCCCCACAGCAGACCGCGAGGCCACCGTTGTGATCGCTGGCCTCGGGGGCGACACCGTCGCGGGGTGGGTCACCGACCTGGTCGCGCGCCACCCGCATCACCACCTGCATTTCGTGCTGTGCCCGGTGCGCCAGTGCCTTGAGCTGCGTCGGCAACTCGGCCAGTTGCCCTTGGCCTTGAAAGCAGAGGGTCTGGTCCGCGAACGTGGCCGTTGCTACGAGACCGTCTGGTTGAGACAGGACCCGTCGCCCAGCGCGGAACAACGGCCCTGGCCGATGGGTCAGAGTCGCTGGCCCCGAAGCGCGTTGCGTGAGCGCTACCTGCGCGAACGGGTGCACGCGAGCCGGTTCCGGCCGGACGAGGCCGCCGACTACCGGTCCCTGTTGGGCGTCGAGTCGGCGCTGCACGCGAACGCCACGCCGGGTCGCCTACACTGA
- the ruvA gene encoding Holliday junction branch migration protein RuvA, which yields MIARLTGTLVQKSPPELVLDVNGVGYLVSAPMSSVFQLPALGERVMLHTHMVVREDAQLLFGFVTESERSLFQTLIKISGVGPKVALGVLSGMSAEALAQAVQGGDAAALSRLPGIGKKTAERLIVELKDKLDASPGTVGNAAAPDGGDLIGDACAALEALGYKASDALRMAKSVQGAGSVEEIIRQALQNSVRR from the coding sequence GTGATCGCGCGCCTGACCGGCACCCTGGTGCAGAAATCGCCGCCCGAGCTGGTGCTCGACGTCAACGGCGTCGGCTATCTCGTCAGCGCGCCAATGTCGAGCGTCTTCCAGCTGCCCGCGCTCGGTGAGCGGGTCATGCTGCACACCCACATGGTGGTGCGCGAGGACGCGCAGTTGCTGTTCGGCTTTGTCACCGAATCCGAGCGCTCGCTGTTTCAGACTCTGATCAAGATCAGCGGCGTCGGCCCCAAGGTCGCGCTCGGCGTGTTGTCCGGCATGAGTGCCGAAGCGCTCGCACAGGCGGTGCAGGGCGGGGACGCGGCGGCACTCTCGCGCTTGCCCGGTATCGGCAAGAAAACCGCCGAGCGCCTGATTGTCGAGTTGAAAGACAAGCTTGACGCAAGCCCGGGTACGGTGGGCAACGCCGCGGCACCGGACGGGGGCGACCTCATCGGCGACGCCTGCGCGGCACTCGAAGCGCTCGGGTACAAGGCGAGCGACGCGCTGCGTATGGCGAAATCGGTGCAGGGTGCCGGCAGTGTCGAGGAGATCATCCGCCAGGCCTTGCAGAACAGTGTGCGGCGCTGA
- the ruvC gene encoding crossover junction endodeoxyribonuclease RuvC, producing MTRILGIDPGSRVTGWGVIESDGQRNRHVAHGHIRVEGDCLADKLACIYSQVEAIAREYAPDEAAVEEVFMSKNANSALKLGQARGAAVCALSIAGLPVAEYAARLVKQSVVGKGSADKIQVQHMVGVLLNLQGQSLQADAADALGVALCHGHLRVHRALTAELQSEASS from the coding sequence GTGACGCGCATCCTCGGCATCGACCCGGGCTCGCGCGTCACCGGGTGGGGCGTGATCGAGTCGGATGGGCAACGCAACCGCCATGTGGCCCACGGCCACATCCGTGTCGAGGGAGACTGCCTGGCCGACAAGCTGGCCTGCATCTACAGCCAGGTCGAGGCGATTGCCCGCGAGTACGCGCCCGACGAGGCTGCGGTGGAGGAGGTGTTCATGTCAAAGAACGCGAACTCCGCGCTCAAGCTCGGTCAGGCCCGTGGGGCGGCGGTGTGTGCGTTGTCGATCGCCGGTTTGCCGGTGGCCGAATACGCCGCGCGGCTGGTCAAGCAGTCGGTGGTGGGCAAGGGCAGTGCGGACAAGATTCAGGTTCAGCACATGGTCGGTGTGTTGCTCAATTTGCAAGGCCAAAGCCTGCAGGCCGACGCGGCCGATGCGCTGGGCGTAGCGCTCTGCCACGGCCACCTGCGTGTGCACCGGGCGCTGACGGCCGAACTGCAATCGGAGGCGTCGTCGTGA
- a CDS encoding YebC/PmpR family DNA-binding transcriptional regulator, which produces MAGHSKWANIQHRKKGQDAKRGKLFTKFIREITVAAKMGGSDLSSNPRLRLAVDKALTNNMPKDTVERAIKRGAGELEDVAYEDVRYEGYGVGGVAIMVDAMTDNRNRTVAEVRHAFNKMGGNMGTDGSVSYLFSKLGVLAYGAGVDEDAIMEAALEAGAEDVLGHDDGSVEVLTDEASFVDVKEAMVAAGFEPEHSEVTMRPANDIALDVDQGQTVLKLLDMLEDLDDVQNVYSNADIPPEAYDA; this is translated from the coding sequence ATGGCCGGTCACAGCAAATGGGCCAACATCCAGCACCGCAAGAAAGGCCAGGATGCCAAGCGCGGCAAGCTGTTCACCAAATTCATCCGCGAGATCACCGTCGCCGCCAAAATGGGGGGGTCGGACCTCAGCAGCAACCCACGGCTCCGCCTCGCGGTCGACAAGGCGCTGACCAACAACATGCCGAAGGACACCGTCGAGCGGGCAATAAAGCGCGGCGCCGGCGAGCTCGAGGACGTTGCCTACGAGGATGTGCGCTACGAGGGCTACGGCGTGGGTGGGGTTGCCATCATGGTCGATGCGATGACCGACAACCGCAACCGCACCGTGGCCGAGGTGCGCCACGCCTTCAACAAGATGGGTGGCAACATGGGCACCGACGGCTCGGTGTCCTACCTGTTCAGCAAACTCGGTGTGCTCGCCTACGGTGCGGGCGTGGACGAGGACGCGATCATGGAGGCGGCGCTTGAGGCGGGTGCCGAAGACGTGCTCGGCCACGACGACGGCTCGGTCGAGGTGCTGACCGACGAGGCGAGTTTCGTCGACGTCAAGGAGGCGATGGTGGCCGCCGGTTTCGAGCCCGAACACAGCGAAGTGACCATGCGCCCGGCCAACGACATCGCGCTCGACGTCGACCAGGGCCAGACAGTGCTCAAGCTGCTCGACATGCTCGAGGACCTTGACGACGTCCAGAACGTGTACAGCAACGCCGACATCCCACCCGAAGCCTACGACGCGTGA
- the nudB gene encoding dihydroneopterin triphosphate diphosphatase — translation MAYKRPESVLIVVRSATDQVLLLRRAGADGFWQSVTGSLEAGEETAACAARELREETGLEAPVHDCHLMARFAIRASALHRYPPGTVYNDEHLFECVLPTPVDITLSDEHTAYEWVSVDAALARVWSETNRDGIRQTCAAGAGTSAPPATD, via the coding sequence GTGGCCTACAAACGCCCCGAGTCGGTGTTGATCGTGGTCCGCAGCGCAACCGATCAGGTGTTGCTGCTGCGGCGCGCCGGCGCAGACGGCTTCTGGCAATCGGTCACGGGCAGCCTGGAAGCCGGTGAGGAGACCGCGGCCTGTGCCGCGCGCGAGTTGCGCGAAGAAACCGGACTCGAGGCGCCGGTGCACGACTGCCACCTGATGGCGCGCTTTGCCATCCGGGCGTCGGCCTTGCACCGCTACCCGCCCGGCACGGTGTACAACGACGAGCATCTGTTCGAGTGCGTTTTACCCACGCCCGTCGACATCACGTTGTCCGACGAGCACACTGCGTATGAATGGGTCTCGGTTGACGCCGCACTGGCGCGCGTCTGGTCCGAGACCAACCGGGACGGCATTCGGCAGACCTGCGCGGCAGGCGCGGGCACGTCGGCACCCCCGGCAACCGACTAG
- the aspS gene encoding aspartate--tRNA ligase, with amino-acid sequence MRSQTCGQVNATHVGDTVQLCGWVNKRRDHGGVIFVDLRDRDGLVQVVFDPDTPAVFALAEQLRNEFVIRMSGRVRPRPDGTVNPELSSGEVEVLGLDLQILNRSETPPFQLDDTEVGEEHRLRYRYIDLRRPAAVERLKLRHRTIAEMRRVLDDNGFIEVETPMLTRATPEGARDYLVPSRVHPGQFYALPQSPQLYKQLLMMGGMDRYYQIARCFRDEDLRADRQPEFTQLDVEMSFVEEEDVMGLMERMVRQVFKTQLGVDLADPFPRMTYAESMERFGVDRPDLRVPLELVTVSDLVADIDFKVFAGPANDPKGRVAALRVPGGNALTRKEIDGYTGFVGRYGAKGLAYIKCNDIAAGVEGLQSPIVKFFSEAALRGVLERTGAENGDLIFFGADAASTVNDALGALRVRVGHDMKLATDGWCPVWVVDFPMFEYDERDKRWSAMHHPFTAPSVDAEALRADPGNALSRAYDMVLNGIEIGGGSIRIHSPEMQASVLDLLGIDAEEAEAKFGFLLRALRYGAPPHGGIAFGLDRMVMMMAGAESIRDVMAFPKTQNASCLLTDAPGDVDERQLRELSLRRRLPATEN; translated from the coding sequence ATGCGCAGCCAAACCTGTGGCCAGGTAAACGCCACCCACGTCGGAGACACTGTCCAACTCTGCGGTTGGGTCAACAAGCGACGCGACCACGGCGGCGTGATCTTCGTCGACCTGCGCGACCGCGACGGTCTGGTGCAGGTGGTGTTCGACCCCGACACGCCGGCGGTGTTTGCGCTCGCCGAGCAGCTGCGCAACGAGTTCGTGATTCGCATGTCCGGGCGCGTGCGGCCGCGGCCCGATGGCACGGTGAACCCGGAGCTGAGCTCCGGCGAGGTCGAAGTGCTCGGCCTCGACCTCCAGATCCTCAACCGCAGCGAGACCCCGCCGTTCCAGCTCGATGACACCGAGGTCGGTGAAGAGCACCGCCTGCGCTACCGTTACATCGACTTGCGCCGACCTGCTGCCGTCGAGCGGCTCAAGCTGCGTCATCGCACCATCGCCGAGATGCGGCGCGTGCTCGACGACAACGGCTTCATCGAAGTCGAGACGCCGATGCTGACGCGCGCCACGCCCGAAGGGGCGCGGGACTACCTGGTGCCGAGCCGGGTTCACCCCGGGCAGTTCTACGCGCTGCCGCAGTCGCCGCAGCTGTACAAGCAGCTGCTGATGATGGGCGGCATGGACCGCTACTACCAGATCGCACGCTGCTTCCGCGACGAGGACCTGCGCGCCGACCGGCAGCCGGAGTTCACCCAGCTCGACGTCGAGATGTCCTTTGTCGAGGAAGAGGACGTCATGGGGCTGATGGAGCGCATGGTGCGTCAGGTGTTCAAGACGCAACTCGGTGTCGACCTCGCCGACCCCTTTCCGCGCATGACCTACGCCGAATCGATGGAGCGCTTCGGGGTCGACCGCCCCGACCTCCGCGTGCCGCTCGAACTCGTGACCGTCTCTGACCTCGTTGCCGACATCGACTTCAAGGTCTTTGCCGGGCCGGCCAACGACCCGAAAGGCCGGGTGGCAGCCCTGCGCGTGCCGGGTGGCAACGCGCTCACCCGCAAGGAGATCGACGGCTACACCGGGTTTGTCGGCCGCTACGGCGCGAAGGGCCTCGCGTACATCAAGTGCAACGACATCGCAGCCGGGGTCGAGGGCCTGCAATCGCCGATCGTCAAGTTCTTCTCGGAAGCCGCCCTTCGCGGTGTGCTCGAGCGCACCGGTGCCGAGAACGGCGACCTGATCTTCTTTGGCGCCGACGCCGCCAGCACGGTCAACGACGCCCTCGGCGCGCTGCGCGTGCGGGTCGGGCACGACATGAAGCTCGCCACCGACGGCTGGTGCCCGGTCTGGGTCGTGGACTTTCCGATGTTCGAGTACGACGAGCGGGACAAGCGCTGGAGCGCGATGCACCACCCGTTCACCGCGCCCTCGGTGGATGCCGAAGCGTTGCGGGCGGATCCCGGCAACGCGCTCTCGCGCGCCTACGACATGGTGCTCAACGGCATCGAGATCGGCGGCGGCTCGATCCGGATTCACAGCCCGGAGATGCAGGCGTCCGTGCTCGACCTGCTCGGCATCGACGCCGAGGAAGCCGAGGCCAAGTTCGGGTTTCTGCTGCGCGCGCTGCGCTACGGGGCGCCGCCGCACGGGGGCATCGCCTTCGGCCTGGACCGCATGGTCATGATGATGGCCGGTGCCGAGAGCATCCGCGACGTGATGGCGTTTCCGAAGACGCAGAATGCAAGCTGCCTGCTGACCGATGCCCCGGGCGACGTCGACGAGCGGCAGCTGCGCGAGTTGTCCCTGCGTCGCCGGTTGCCTGCCACCGAGAACTGA
- a CDS encoding adenosine kinase: protein MSDYDLYAIGNALVDFECRVSEDELSTLGVDKGLMTLIDADRRQALIDGLGTRDTHRACGGSAANTVIALAQLGGRGFYSCRVANDETGDFYLTDLTANGVDSNLVGSARPDGDTGTCIVLVTPDTERSMSTFLGATADIDRGAIDADALTRSRFLYVEGYLVASPTGRAAAIEAHRIARDAGVPTALTLSDVNMVAGFRDGLLAMAAPRIELLFGNRDEALLMTETDTIAAAGEALRRDLADTVVITDGANGCTVFTAEGRVPVDATRVTAVDSNGAGDMFAGAYLFALSQGAPHRDAAALACRAASRVVAHFGPRLPAEVTRAIRDEA, encoded by the coding sequence GTGAGTGACTACGATCTGTACGCCATCGGCAACGCCCTGGTCGATTTCGAATGCCGGGTCAGCGAGGACGAGCTCAGCACCCTCGGTGTCGACAAGGGCCTGATGACCCTGATCGACGCCGACCGGCGCCAGGCCCTGATCGACGGCCTCGGCACGCGCGACACACACCGCGCCTGCGGTGGCTCGGCCGCCAACACGGTGATCGCACTCGCGCAATTGGGCGGGCGCGGCTTCTACTCCTGCCGCGTGGCAAACGACGAGACGGGCGATTTCTACCTGACCGACCTGACGGCCAACGGGGTCGACAGCAACCTCGTTGGCAGCGCACGCCCGGACGGTGACACAGGCACCTGCATCGTGCTGGTCACACCCGACACCGAACGCAGCATGTCCACCTTTCTCGGCGCCACCGCCGACATCGACCGTGGTGCGATCGACGCCGACGCCCTCACCCGCTCGCGCTTCCTGTACGTCGAGGGCTACCTGGTCGCGTCGCCGACCGGCCGCGCGGCAGCGATCGAGGCACACCGCATCGCGCGCGACGCCGGCGTGCCCACCGCGCTCACATTGTCCGACGTGAACATGGTCGCCGGCTTCCGCGACGGCCTTCTGGCCATGGCGGCACCCCGCATCGAGCTGCTGTTCGGCAACCGCGACGAAGCCCTGCTCATGACCGAAACCGACACCATCGCGGCGGCCGGCGAGGCGCTGCGCCGCGACCTCGCCGACACGGTGGTCATCACCGACGGCGCCAACGGCTGCACGGTGTTCACTGCCGAGGGACGCGTGCCGGTGGACGCAACCCGGGTGACCGCGGTGGACAGCAACGGGGCCGGAGACATGTTTGCCGGCGCCTACCTGTTCGCGCTCAGCCAGGGGGCGCCGCACCGCGACGCCGCCGCACTCGCCTGCCGCGCCGCTTCCCGCGTGGTCGCGCATTTCGGCCCGCGCCTGCCGGCCGAGGTCACGCGCGCCATCCGCGACGAGGCCTGA